One window of Tenacibaculum maritimum NCIMB 2154 genomic DNA carries:
- a CDS encoding NADAR family protein, whose product MKYTNEIIINKYHKQEKLNFLFFWGHQPNKDGSIGKSCFSQWWKAPFKIDGITYPTAEHYMMASKAILFKDDEILEKILNVTDPHNAKKLGRKVRNFTPDLWDQHKFDIVVKANMAKFSQNSALKTFLLHTKDAIIVEASPRDRIWGIGMGQNNEKSSNPNLWRGKNLLGYALMEVRDNLQIQ is encoded by the coding sequence ATGAAATACACCAATGAAATCATCATCAATAAATACCATAAACAGGAAAAATTAAATTTCTTATTCTTTTGGGGACATCAGCCTAATAAGGATGGAAGTATTGGTAAAAGTTGCTTTAGCCAATGGTGGAAAGCGCCTTTTAAAATAGATGGCATTACCTACCCTACTGCCGAACATTATATGATGGCTAGCAAAGCTATACTTTTTAAGGATGACGAAATCTTAGAAAAAATACTCAACGTAACCGATCCTCACAATGCTAAAAAACTAGGCAGAAAAGTAAGAAACTTTACTCCCGATCTTTGGGATCAACATAAGTTTGACATCGTGGTAAAAGCAAACATGGCAAAGTTTTCTCAAAATTCAGCCTTAAAAACGTTCCTCTTACATACAAAAGATGCCATTATTGTTGAAGCGAGCCCTAGAGATCGTATATGGGGAATTGGCATGGGGCAAAACAATGAAAAATCTAGTAACCCTAATTTATGGAGAGGAAAAAACCTTTTAGGATATGCTTTAATGGAAGTAAGAGATAATTTGCAAATCCAATAA
- a CDS encoding metallophosphoesterase family protein, with protein sequence MSTFVIGDLHGGLKALPQVLKRANVTEKDTLIFLGDYVDGWSEAAQTIDFLIALSKTTHCIFIKGNHDLWCENWLKTKRQEPVWLAHGGQATLKSYASYSVTKKQEHISFFEQMKPYHIDSNNRLFIHAGYTSIHGVEKETFKMNYFFDRTLWEMAFAMDKALHKEAIGYPDRLKHYHEIYIGHTPTIRYQSTTPINVANLWNLDTGAAFTGRLSIMNIKHKKFWQSDIVKELYPNEKGRN encoded by the coding sequence ATGAGTACATTTGTTATTGGCGATCTACATGGGGGATTAAAAGCACTTCCACAAGTTTTAAAAAGAGCTAACGTTACTGAAAAAGATACGCTTATTTTTTTGGGTGATTATGTAGATGGATGGAGCGAAGCCGCTCAAACAATAGACTTTCTAATAGCGCTTTCTAAAACAACCCATTGTATTTTTATAAAAGGAAATCACGATTTATGGTGTGAAAACTGGTTGAAAACAAAACGGCAAGAACCTGTATGGCTAGCTCATGGTGGTCAGGCTACTTTAAAGAGCTATGCTTCTTATTCAGTAACAAAGAAGCAAGAGCACATTTCTTTTTTTGAGCAAATGAAACCTTATCATATCGATTCAAACAACCGTTTATTTATCCATGCTGGCTATACATCCATCCACGGAGTTGAAAAAGAAACTTTTAAAATGAATTATTTTTTTGATCGTACACTATGGGAAATGGCTTTTGCCATGGATAAAGCACTACATAAAGAGGCTATCGGTTATCCTGATCGTTTAAAACATTATCATGAAATATACATAGGGCACACTCCTACTATTCGGTATCAATCTACAACTCCAATCAATGTCGCAAATCTATGGAACTTAGACACTGGAGCTGCTTTTACTGGAAGATTATCTATTATGAATATCAAACATAAAAAATTTTGGCAAAGTGATATTGTTAAAGAACTGTATCCTAATGAAAAAGGAAGAAATTAA
- a CDS encoding RNA 2'-phosphotransferase, whose protein sequence is MNEKRSKKLSKYLSLILRHSPETIHLKLDKNGWATISELLKNTHKYGTPFSIKELIFVVATNDKKRFSFNDDKTKIRANQGHSIKHINLNLSPRTPPSLLYHGTVAKFLAPIRSDGLLKMGRQYVHLSTDLSTANKVASRRGKPVILTIKALEMHTRGFLFYLSENDVWLTDKVPSEFIEFKK, encoded by the coding sequence ATGAATGAGAAAAGAAGTAAAAAACTTAGTAAATATTTAAGTCTAATACTCAGACATAGCCCTGAAACAATCCACTTAAAACTGGATAAAAATGGATGGGCAACAATAAGTGAGCTACTCAAAAATACTCATAAATATGGAACTCCCTTTTCAATAAAAGAGCTCATATTTGTAGTAGCTACTAATGATAAAAAGCGCTTTTCTTTTAATGATGATAAAACAAAGATTAGAGCTAACCAAGGACATTCTATAAAACACATCAATTTAAACCTTTCCCCTAGAACTCCCCCTTCACTACTATACCATGGAACAGTAGCTAAGTTCTTAGCGCCTATTCGTTCAGATGGATTGCTAAAAATGGGTAGGCAATATGTGCATTTGAGCACTGATTTAAGTACTGCTAACAAGGTAGCTTCTAGAAGAGGTAAACCTGTAATATTAACGATCAAAGCTTTAGAAATGCATACAAGAGGTTTCTTATTTTACCTTTCTGAAAATGACGTTTGGTTGACAGATAAGGTACCTTCTGAATTTATTGAATTTAAAAAATAA
- a CDS encoding macro domain-containing protein codes for MHTVGSVYNNGKKVEKEKQLLANCYYNSMLLAIENDINPFLFLI; via the coding sequence ATTCATACAGTTGGCTCTGTATATAATAATGGGAAAAAAGTAGAAAAAGAAAAACAATTATTAGCCAACTGTTATTACAACAGTATGTTACTTGCTATAGAAAACGATATAAATCCATTTCTTTTCCTAATATAG
- a CDS encoding ADP-ribosylglycohydrolase family protein — protein sequence MKSKSIESTFLGLALADALGVPVEFQSRKQLQENPVKEMRAFGTHYQPKGTWSDDSSLTFCLAESLCKGYVNKCKTGNAVITTVGNLPTKM from the coding sequence ATGAAATCGAAATCAATTGAATCTACTTTCTTAGGCTTGGCTTTAGCAGATGCATTGGGCGTTCCTGTGGAGTTCCAATCTAGAAAACAATTACAGGAAAACCCTGTAAAGGAAATGAGAGCATTCGGCACTCATTACCAACCTAAAGGTACTTGGTCTGATGATAGCTCTTTAACATTTTGTCTTGCAGAAAGTTTGTGTAAAGGCTATGTAAATAAATGTAAAACTGGTAATGCTGTTATTACAACAGTAGGAAACTTACCAACTAAAATGTAA
- a CDS encoding ADP-ribosylglycohydrolase family protein encodes MIIEAAIGDAYGAGFEFKNQDYINNYNNLASYYQHGMYPEIYKTYTDDTQMAIGITELLLENNNWTEELVANKFVEVFHRDKRRGYSNRVYNALNASRDGVQFIKNINNKSAGNGSAMRAYPIGYVKDINTLLTFCEIQAKVSHDTIEGIQCAKRIALAVHFYRYGLDKKTNLISFINTTLNENEIYEVLAPIDMHGYPTTKAVIKIVSEATSMEDCLKYAIDFGGDTDTVAALCMAILSQKEECDKKLPSFLLEELEDNTFGKKYLQKLDHLLENKFYK; translated from the coding sequence ATGATTATAGAAGCAGCAATCGGGGACGCTTATGGAGCTGGATTTGAATTCAAAAATCAAGACTATATCAACAATTATAATAATTTAGCTTCTTACTACCAACATGGTATGTATCCTGAAATATACAAAACATATACGGATGATACACAAATGGCAATTGGTATTACCGAATTACTACTAGAAAATAATAATTGGACCGAAGAATTAGTTGCCAATAAGTTTGTCGAGGTTTTTCACAGAGATAAAAGAAGAGGGTATTCTAATAGGGTTTACAATGCTCTTAATGCTAGTCGCGATGGAGTTCAGTTTATTAAAAACATCAATAATAAAAGTGCAGGTAATGGATCTGCTATGAGAGCTTATCCGATAGGCTATGTTAAAGATATAAATACACTATTAACCTTCTGTGAAATACAAGCAAAGGTTTCTCATGATACTATTGAAGGCATTCAATGCGCAAAACGAATAGCCTTAGCTGTTCATTTTTATAGGTATGGTTTAGATAAAAAAACAAATTTGATCTCTTTTATCAACACTACTTTAAACGAAAATGAAATATATGAAGTTTTAGCACCTATAGATATGCATGGCTATCCAACAACAAAGGCAGTTATTAAAATTGTTTCAGAGGCTACTTCTATGGAAGATTGCTTAAAGTATGCTATTGATTTTGGGGGAGATACTGATACTGTAGCTGCTTTATGTATGGCTATTTTAAGTCAAAAAGAAGAATGCGATAAAAAACTTCCGTCATTTTTACTTGAAGAATTAGAAGACAATACCTTTGGTAAAAAATACCTACAAAAGCTCGATCATTTACTGGAAAATAAATTCTATAAATAA
- the prs gene encoding ribose-phosphate diphosphokinase has protein sequence MVLNLDNNFNPYPSRNTIEYDYFIFSGGEPHIKITSNLKDVTAVTITHRIQSFNDMGMLLLASNALKNMGIHTIHILLPYFPAARQDRLMISGEPLSVKVYADIINSQNFSSVTIFDPHSEVAPALLNNCKVVDNLKFIQEVTSQIANDVLLIAPDGGALKKIYKVASYLQKYKVVECSKSRNVETGQLSGFKVYENDLKGQDCLIVDDICDGGGTFLGLAKELKAKNAGNLYLAVSHGIFSKGFKDLQKHFTKLFTTDSFKTLNGNNSTQIKLEQLLKE, from the coding sequence ATGGTTTTAAATCTCGACAATAACTTCAACCCCTACCCTTCTAGAAATACTATTGAATACGATTATTTTATTTTTTCAGGAGGAGAGCCACATATAAAAATAACCTCCAACCTTAAAGATGTTACGGCAGTAACTATTACACATCGCATACAATCTTTTAACGATATGGGCATGCTTTTACTAGCATCTAATGCCTTAAAAAATATGGGAATACATACCATACACATACTGCTTCCCTATTTTCCTGCGGCAAGACAGGATCGATTAATGATTTCGGGAGAGCCTTTATCGGTAAAAGTATATGCTGATATCATTAATAGTCAAAACTTTAGTTCGGTTACTATTTTTGACCCTCATTCTGAAGTAGCTCCAGCTTTATTAAATAACTGTAAAGTAGTCGATAATCTTAAATTCATACAAGAAGTAACTAGTCAAATTGCCAATGATGTACTATTGATCGCTCCTGATGGAGGTGCTTTAAAGAAAATTTATAAAGTGGCTTCTTATTTACAAAAATACAAAGTTGTAGAATGCTCAAAATCTAGAAATGTTGAAACAGGGCAGCTCTCAGGATTTAAAGTGTATGAAAACGATTTAAAAGGACAAGATTGCTTAATTGTTGATGATATTTGCGATGGAGGAGGCACCTTTTTAGGCTTGGCAAAAGAATTAAAAGCTAAAAATGCAGGAAACCTCTACCTAGCTGTAAGTCATGGTATTTTTAGCAAAGGCTTTAAAGACTTACAGAAGCATTTTACTAAACTATTTACTACTGATAGTTTTAAGACACTTAATGGTAATAATAGTACGCAAATTAAATTAGAACAACTATTAAAAGAATAA
- a CDS encoding NUDIX hydrolase — MKISQNIKVAVDAVVFGYEKKELSILLIKRGIAPFKDSWALPGGLVLENESLEEAVQRELKEETGVAIDYLEQLYTFGKPLRDPRNRVVSITYFGLVSPTNFKILAATDAVEAQWFPIRKLPELAFDHDQILAVALKRLQSKINYQPIGFELLNTTFPFSDLEHLYQTILNRKIDRRNFRKKILSFGILTETDQIYKPSSGRPAKLFQFNAAKYKELEQKGFHFEIKFA; from the coding sequence ATGAAAATTTCACAAAACATTAAAGTTGCCGTAGATGCTGTTGTGTTTGGTTACGAAAAAAAAGAATTATCTATTTTATTAATCAAAAGAGGCATAGCACCTTTTAAAGATTCTTGGGCGCTGCCTGGTGGATTGGTTTTAGAAAACGAGTCATTAGAAGAAGCCGTTCAAAGAGAATTAAAAGAAGAAACAGGTGTTGCTATTGATTACTTAGAACAACTATATACTTTTGGGAAACCTTTGAGAGACCCTAGAAATCGGGTGGTTTCTATAACTTATTTCGGCTTAGTAAGCCCTACTAATTTTAAAATATTAGCAGCTACAGATGCGGTAGAAGCACAATGGTTTCCTATTCGCAAGTTACCAGAATTAGCTTTTGATCACGATCAAATTCTAGCGGTAGCACTAAAAAGATTACAAAGCAAAATAAATTATCAACCGATTGGCTTTGAGCTTTTGAACACCACCTTTCCTTTCTCCGATTTAGAACATTTATATCAAACAATCCTAAACAGAAAAATTGATCGACGCAATTTCAGAAAGAAAATACTCAGTTTTGGTATCCTAACTGAAACAGATCAAATTTACAAACCTTCAAGCGGAAGGCCTGCCAAACTATTTCAATTCAATGCTGCTAAATATAAAGAACTAGAACAGAAAGGGTTTCATTTCGAAATAAAGTTTGCGTAA
- a CDS encoding FKBP-type peptidyl-prolyl cis-trans isomerase: MKSHLFLFLFSLLLSFSCTNDTDDTVNYDVQNEADIIKYIAKHKLLANRTDTGLYYVIDEIGMGKKPTSSSEVTVSYKGYFLDGTTFDQSDAKGISFKLQQVIDGWTEGLTYFKEGGSGMLLIPSRLAYGNTGNSRIPGGAVLIFEIKLLKVN; encoded by the coding sequence ATGAAATCTCATTTATTTTTATTTCTATTTTCCTTATTACTTTCCTTTTCTTGTACAAACGACACTGACGATACTGTTAACTATGACGTACAAAATGAAGCTGATATCATCAAATATATTGCTAAGCATAAATTACTTGCTAATAGAACTGATACTGGCTTATATTATGTTATCGACGAAATAGGCATGGGTAAAAAACCTACTAGTAGTTCTGAAGTAACCGTTTCTTACAAAGGATATTTTTTAGATGGAACTACTTTTGACCAAAGCGATGCTAAAGGGATTTCTTTTAAATTACAACAGGTTATTGATGGATGGACAGAAGGGCTTACTTATTTTAAAGAAGGAGGTAGTGGTATGCTGTTAATTCCTTCTCGTTTAGCTTACGGAAATACAGGAAACTCAAGAATCCCTGGTGGAGCTGTTTTAATATTTGAAATTAAATTGTTAAAAGTAAATTAA
- a CDS encoding amidohydrolase: MKKAINILSFLTCFVSCQQQEKADLIVVNATVYTVNSNFDKAESFAVKHGKFMAIGTNKEIQKKYNAPKVIDAKNNPIYPGFIDAHCHFYGLGLQQQKVNLVGTKSYDEVLQKLVEFQKEKKSSFITGRGWDQNDWEIKEFPTKEKLDKLFPTTPVAIRRIDGHAMLVNQTAIDMANITVNSTVDGGEFLKKNGTLTGVLIDNAMHFIRVPSPSKQEQIQALKDAEKICFDLGLTTVDDAGLSKQVIELIDSLQQKGDLKMRIYAMISNTKKNLDYYLNKGIIKTNRLHVRSVKVYADGALGSRGAALKKEYADKKGHFGALVNSYNDLQSLAKKIANSMYQMNTHAIGDSANYVMLKTYHTVLKNHTNRRWRIEHAQVVDTKDFPLFKNVLPSIQPTHATSDMYWAKDRIGIKRVKGAYAYKDLLLQYGKVALGTDFPIENVNPLYTFYAATIRKDLKGYPKDGFQNNNALSRKNTLKGMTIWNAFANFEEKEKGSIEVGKLADFVILDKDVMTIKEAEIPTTKVIATYISGEKVK, translated from the coding sequence ATGAAAAAAGCCATAAATATCCTATCCTTTTTAACTTGTTTTGTGTCTTGCCAACAACAGGAAAAAGCAGATTTAATTGTTGTAAATGCTACTGTTTATACTGTGAATTCAAATTTTGACAAGGCAGAGAGTTTTGCTGTAAAGCATGGGAAATTTATGGCTATTGGAACCAATAAAGAAATCCAAAAAAAATACAATGCTCCTAAAGTCATAGATGCTAAAAACAACCCTATTTACCCTGGTTTTATAGATGCACATTGTCATTTTTACGGATTAGGCTTACAACAACAAAAAGTAAACTTAGTAGGCACAAAAAGCTATGACGAAGTACTCCAAAAACTAGTTGAGTTTCAAAAAGAAAAAAAGAGTTCTTTTATTACAGGGCGCGGATGGGATCAAAATGATTGGGAGATAAAAGAATTCCCTACAAAAGAAAAACTAGACAAACTCTTTCCTACAACCCCAGTAGCCATTCGAAGAATTGATGGGCATGCTATGCTGGTAAATCAAACTGCTATTGACATGGCTAATATTACCGTAAATTCGACTGTTGATGGCGGTGAGTTTTTGAAAAAAAATGGAACGTTAACAGGGGTTTTAATAGATAATGCGATGCACTTTATAAGAGTTCCTTCTCCTTCTAAACAAGAACAAATTCAAGCCCTAAAAGATGCTGAAAAAATTTGTTTTGACCTAGGACTAACTACTGTTGATGATGCTGGATTAAGCAAGCAAGTCATTGAACTCATAGATAGTTTACAACAAAAAGGAGATTTAAAAATGCGCATATACGCAATGATTTCTAATACTAAAAAAAATCTTGATTACTATCTTAATAAAGGGATTATTAAAACTAATAGACTACATGTCCGTTCTGTAAAAGTATATGCTGATGGTGCCTTAGGATCGAGAGGTGCTGCTCTAAAAAAAGAATATGCCGATAAAAAAGGGCACTTTGGGGCTCTTGTAAATTCTTATAACGATTTGCAATCCTTGGCTAAAAAAATAGCCAATTCTATGTATCAAATGAATACCCATGCCATTGGCGACTCTGCCAATTATGTGATGCTCAAAACCTATCATACTGTTCTTAAAAACCATACAAATAGAAGGTGGCGAATTGAACATGCACAAGTTGTTGATACCAAAGATTTCCCATTATTTAAAAATGTACTGCCTTCTATTCAGCCAACTCATGCTACTTCTGATATGTATTGGGCAAAAGATCGAATAGGCATTAAAAGAGTTAAAGGGGCTTATGCTTATAAAGATTTGTTACTACAATATGGAAAAGTAGCGCTAGGAACAGACTTCCCTATTGAAAATGTAAACCCTTTATATACCTTTTATGCCGCTACTATTCGAAAAGATTTAAAAGGATATCCTAAAGACGGCTTTCAAAATAACAACGCTTTGTCTAGAAAAAATACCTTGAAAGGGATGACTATATGGAATGCTTTTGCTAATTTCGAGGAAAAGGAGAAAGGTAGTATCGAGGTAGGAAAATTAGCAGATTTCGTTATTTTAGATAAGGATGTCATGACCATTAAAGAAGCTGAAATTCCAACTACCAAAGTCATAGCTACCTATATTAGCGGTGAAAAAGTAAAGTAA
- a CDS encoding DoxX family membrane protein — MKYLFLILKILLAIFLIYGGFNHFYKPEFYNGLIPDFLPKLATNYVSGAAEMLLGIGLFIKGYQKKAAYGIFLLMLLFMPLHIWDAFKENPAIGSKTAAYIRIAVQFLFIAWPWALYKNESK, encoded by the coding sequence ATGAAATACCTTTTTTTAATCTTAAAAATTCTTTTAGCCATTTTCTTAATTTATGGAGGCTTTAATCATTTTTACAAACCTGAATTCTACAATGGATTGATTCCTGATTTTCTTCCAAAACTAGCTACGAACTATGTTTCTGGAGCGGCAGAAATGTTATTAGGAATAGGACTCTTTATCAAGGGATATCAGAAAAAAGCTGCCTATGGCATCTTTCTTTTAATGTTATTATTCATGCCTTTACATATTTGGGATGCGTTTAAAGAAAATCCAGCTATCGGATCTAAAACAGCTGCATATATAAGAATTGCTGTTCAGTTTCTTTTTATAGCTTGGCCCTGGGCTCTTTACAAAAATGAATCAAAATAA
- a CDS encoding M20/M25/M40 family metallo-hydrolase, with protein sequence MNKLLQLLVIGIWLVSCKPNTSQKVGNLFSSNQEKVDSTQVKHLFNTALTKGKSYEWLRDLTTNIGSRLSGSKGAEKAVIWGKKQMEAVGLDSVWLQPIMVPHWVRGEKEEASYIVNNKKITVPICALGGSIATPLSGINAEVIEVKNIEEAEKLGSSAAGKIIFFNGAFDNTFIQTFKAYGGCVKQRFSGAATVGKFGAKGVIVRSMTNGINNNPHTGAMSYGKLPKTAYIPAAAISSLAAENLSKHLKEYPQLKFYFKQNCQNLPDAPSFNVVGEIKGNKYPDKIMVVGAHLDSWDLGDGAHDDGTGIVQALEVAYLLKSNKVKPNHTIRIVFFMNEENGMRGAKEYARLAKENGEIHISALESDAGGHTPRGFSIDANRKNLHLIQSWKKILAPYGLHDLIMGGSGPDISQLKNEHITLVGYRPDSQRYFDYHHATTDTFDKVHKRELELGSASMASIVYLMDKYLYHNNTVKP encoded by the coding sequence ATGAACAAACTTCTTCAACTCCTAGTCATTGGGATATGGTTGGTTTCTTGTAAACCTAATACCTCCCAAAAAGTAGGTAACCTATTTTCTTCTAACCAAGAAAAGGTAGATTCCACACAAGTAAAGCACTTATTCAATACTGCACTTACTAAAGGTAAATCCTATGAATGGTTACGAGATTTAACTACCAATATAGGCAGTCGTCTTTCGGGTTCTAAAGGAGCTGAAAAAGCTGTAATTTGGGGTAAAAAACAAATGGAAGCAGTGGGGCTAGACTCGGTATGGTTACAACCTATCATGGTTCCTCACTGGGTAAGAGGTGAAAAAGAAGAAGCTAGTTATATCGTCAACAATAAAAAAATAACCGTTCCTATTTGTGCTCTTGGTGGCTCCATAGCTACTCCTTTAAGTGGTATTAATGCTGAAGTCATAGAAGTAAAAAATATTGAAGAAGCGGAAAAACTAGGAAGCAGTGCTGCTGGTAAAATTATTTTCTTTAATGGAGCTTTTGACAATACCTTTATACAAACATTCAAAGCCTATGGAGGTTGCGTAAAGCAACGTTTCTCTGGAGCTGCTACTGTAGGAAAATTTGGAGCAAAAGGAGTGATTGTTCGTTCTATGACTAACGGAATTAACAATAATCCGCATACTGGGGCTATGAGTTATGGAAAGCTTCCTAAAACTGCTTATATTCCTGCCGCTGCTATTAGCTCTCTCGCTGCTGAAAACTTAAGTAAACATTTAAAAGAATATCCTCAATTGAAGTTTTACTTTAAGCAAAACTGCCAAAACTTGCCTGATGCCCCCTCTTTTAATGTTGTTGGTGAAATAAAAGGAAATAAATACCCTGATAAAATTATGGTTGTAGGAGCACATTTGGATTCTTGGGATTTAGGAGATGGTGCTCATGATGATGGAACAGGAATTGTACAAGCCTTAGAAGTTGCCTATTTACTTAAGTCTAATAAGGTTAAGCCAAATCATACAATACGTATCGTATTTTTTATGAATGAAGAAAATGGAATGCGAGGTGCTAAAGAATATGCCCGCTTAGCAAAAGAAAATGGAGAAATTCATATCAGTGCTTTAGAGTCTGACGCTGGAGGGCATACCCCTAGAGGTTTTTCTATTGATGCAAATCGGAAAAATTTGCACCTTATACAAAGTTGGAAAAAAATACTAGCTCCTTACGGACTCCATGATCTTATTATGGGAGGAAGCGGTCCTGATATTAGTCAATTGAAGAATGAACATATCACCTTAGTAGGGTATAGACCTGACTCTCAACGCTATTTTGATTATCATCATGCCACTACGGATACTTTTGACAAAGTGCATAAACGCGAATTAGAGCTAGGAAGTGCTTCTATGGCTAGCATTGTTTATTTGATGGATAAATATTTATACCATAACAATACTGTAAAACCTTAA
- a CDS encoding TonB-dependent receptor yields MKKHILFVLLFVGQFIIAQDKPSIKKDTIKTEVINVVTSYAPKVTDAFKIKKKPAIKHSKNTERKALEYTMFSVPVASTFIPKSGTMKTIDLGEKEHLYNNYFSLGLGNKTTPLLEAYVRRKTYYDDEFGVYAKFLLSINPVENSKLSSSFYNTKLNLFYKRKERYFDWKAGLNINRNKYNWYGLPNNINFTEGTLEAIEEEQTYKSYKVFGEVVFEDSYIQEGNLSIAHFSDVLDSSEFDVDFKAKLAFPLDRIHRNLNDLSLNVSVNFLGGNFAYSYRDLQPITYSFFTLGVNPHYRFLAEDFDIKIGAKGYFSVDTHNNESIFLVYPDVEVAYPVIKDYANLYIGASGDLHSNTYKEFANTNPFVSPTLTILQTNEAYHFFGGFRGKLSQDVNYNTKISYKKEEDKPFFLANNSKSNGIRTGSNTGFLFYGYEYGNSFKVAYDNITTVSFFGEIEYNVFKNLILGANGQFNNFSLTKELAPWNLPEIEGELFAKYKTKKWYANANILFASGRKGAFYEDVFPYVPAPIALEDYIDVNLSGGYYFSDSFSAFIKVNNALNSNYQRYTNFNVQGFQALAGITWNFDF; encoded by the coding sequence ATGAAAAAACACATCTTATTTGTACTCTTGTTTGTTGGTCAGTTTATAATAGCGCAAGATAAACCTTCTATAAAAAAAGATACCATAAAAACAGAGGTCATCAATGTAGTAACCTCTTACGCGCCTAAAGTTACTGATGCTTTCAAAATAAAAAAGAAACCTGCTATTAAGCATTCTAAAAACACAGAAAGAAAAGCATTAGAATATACTATGTTTTCCGTTCCGGTAGCTTCTACTTTCATTCCTAAAAGTGGAACTATGAAAACTATTGACCTAGGGGAAAAAGAACATCTATACAACAATTACTTCTCTTTAGGTTTGGGAAATAAAACAACTCCCCTCCTAGAAGCTTATGTACGAAGAAAAACTTATTACGATGATGAATTTGGAGTATATGCTAAATTTCTACTCTCCATAAACCCTGTTGAAAATAGTAAACTAAGCAGCTCCTTTTACAATACCAAACTCAACTTGTTTTATAAAAGGAAAGAGCGCTACTTTGACTGGAAAGCTGGTCTCAATATAAATCGGAATAAATACAATTGGTACGGATTACCTAACAATATAAACTTTACGGAGGGTACTTTAGAAGCCATTGAAGAAGAACAAACTTATAAATCTTATAAAGTTTTTGGAGAAGTGGTATTTGAAGATTCTTATATTCAAGAAGGAAATCTATCCATAGCTCATTTCTCTGATGTTTTAGATAGTAGCGAATTTGATGTCGATTTCAAGGCTAAGCTAGCGTTTCCTCTTGATCGAATTCACAGAAATTTAAATGACCTATCCTTAAATGTTTCAGTAAATTTCCTAGGAGGAAATTTTGCTTACTCTTACAGAGATTTACAACCTATAACATATAGTTTTTTTACTTTGGGCGTAAATCCACATTATCGTTTCCTTGCAGAAGATTTTGATATTAAGATAGGGGCAAAAGGATATTTTTCTGTTGATACTCATAATAATGAATCTATTTTTCTTGTGTATCCTGATGTAGAAGTCGCTTACCCTGTTATCAAAGACTACGCTAACTTATATATAGGTGCTTCTGGTGACCTGCACTCCAATACTTATAAAGAATTTGCCAATACCAACCCATTTGTTTCACCAACGCTTACTATATTACAAACAAATGAAGCTTATCACTTTTTTGGAGGATTTAGAGGTAAACTTTCTCAAGACGTTAATTATAATACCAAAATAAGCTACAAAAAAGAAGAAGACAAACCTTTCTTTTTAGCTAACAACTCTAAATCTAATGGAATCAGAACTGGCTCTAATACTGGTTTTTTATTCTATGGCTATGAGTATGGAAATTCTTTTAAGGTTGCTTATGACAATATTACCACTGTTAGTTTTTTTGGAGAAATAGAGTACAATGTATTTAAAAATTTAATACTTGGTGCTAATGGTCAATTTAATAATTTTTCCTTAACCAAGGAATTAGCTCCTTGGAATCTACCTGAAATTGAAGGTGAGTTATTTGCTAAATACAAAACCAAGAAATGGTATGCTAACGCTAATATACTCTTTGCAAGTGGTCGTAAAGGAGCTTTTTACGAAGACGTTTTTCCTTACGTTCCTGCTCCTATCGCTCTTGAAGATTATATAGACGTCAATTTAAGTGGAGGATACTATTTTAGTGATTCATTCTCTGCTTTTATTAAAGTAAATAATGCCTTAAACAGTAACTATCAACGTTATACAAATTTCAATGTACAAGGCTTCCAAGCCTTAGCTGGAATAACTTGGAATTTTGATTTTTAG